From Pseudomonas sp. LS1212, the proteins below share one genomic window:
- a CDS encoding ABC transporter permease, whose translation MIELLQQYGHAFIWSDGNGLSGVAMTLWLFIVSMVFGFFISIPLAVARVSEHFWVRWPVEFYTYLFRGTPLYIQLLICYTGLYGLEVVRDNALLDQFFRNALNCTLLAFVLNTCAYTVEIFAGAIRNIPHGEIEAARAYGLYGWRLNLFVVIPAALRRSLPAYSNEAILMLHATSLAFTATIGDILKVARDANAATFLTFQSFGIAALLYMLLSFALVGAFRLAERRWMTFLAPTRG comes from the coding sequence ATGATTGAACTACTGCAGCAATACGGCCATGCGTTTATCTGGAGCGATGGCAACGGCCTGTCGGGCGTGGCCATGACGCTCTGGCTGTTCATTGTCTCGATGGTGTTCGGCTTCTTCATTTCCATCCCGTTGGCCGTTGCCCGGGTTTCCGAGCATTTCTGGGTGCGCTGGCCGGTGGAGTTCTACACCTACCTGTTTCGCGGCACGCCGCTGTATATCCAGCTGCTGATTTGCTACACCGGGCTCTATGGCCTGGAAGTGGTCCGTGACAACGCCCTGCTCGACCAGTTTTTCCGCAACGCGCTGAACTGCACCTTGCTCGCCTTCGTGCTCAATACCTGTGCCTACACCGTGGAAATATTCGCCGGGGCCATCCGCAACATTCCCCATGGCGAAATCGAAGCGGCAAGGGCCTATGGCTTGTACGGCTGGCGCCTGAACCTGTTCGTGGTGATACCGGCGGCGTTGCGTCGCTCGTTGCCGGCCTACAGCAATGAAGCGATCTTGATGCTGCACGCCACGTCGCTGGCCTTTACCGCGACCATCGGCGACATCCTCAAGGTGGCCCGTGACGCCAATGCCGCGACTTTCCTGACGTTCCAGTCGTTCGGTATCGCTGCGCTGCTGTACATGCTCTTGTCATTCGCCCTGGTCGGCGCGTTCCGCCTGGCCGAGCGCCGCTGGATGACCTTTCTTGCTCCTACCCGAGGCTAA
- a CDS encoding ABC transporter permease, whose amino-acid sequence MGLQALSLQGFGPLLAQGTWMTLKLAMLSLLLSLALGLLGATGKLSKVRVLRVPATMYTTLIRSVPDLVLILLIFYSLQLWLNDLTELMGWDYLEIDPFNAGVMTLGFIYGAYFTENFRGAILSVPAGQLEAATAYGLSKAQRFRLVLFPQLMRFALPGLGNNWLVLLKSTALVSIIGLSDLVKAAQNAGKTTNNTLYFLILAALVYLVITTLSNQVFKRLERRYNIGIKGLAR is encoded by the coding sequence ATGGGCCTGCAGGCCTTGAGCCTGCAGGGCTTTGGCCCCTTGCTGGCCCAAGGTACCTGGATGACCCTCAAGCTTGCCATGCTGTCACTGCTGCTGAGCCTGGCGCTGGGCCTGCTCGGCGCCACCGGCAAGCTGTCCAAGGTGCGTGTGTTGCGCGTGCCGGCGACGATGTACACCACGCTGATCCGCAGCGTGCCGGACCTGGTGCTGATCCTGCTGATTTTCTACAGCCTGCAATTGTGGCTCAACGACCTGACCGAGCTGATGGGCTGGGATTATCTGGAAATCGACCCCTTCAATGCCGGGGTCATGACCCTGGGCTTCATCTACGGCGCCTACTTCACCGAAAACTTTCGCGGGGCGATTCTGAGCGTGCCAGCCGGGCAACTGGAAGCCGCCACCGCCTACGGGCTGAGCAAGGCCCAGCGCTTTCGCCTGGTGTTGTTCCCGCAACTGATGCGTTTTGCCCTGCCGGGCCTGGGCAATAACTGGCTGGTGTTGCTCAAGTCCACCGCACTGGTCTCGATCATTGGCCTGTCGGACCTGGTCAAGGCCGCGCAGAACGCTGGCAAGACCACCAACAACACCCTGTATTTCCTGATCCTGGCGGCGCTGGTGTACCTGGTGATCACCACCCTCTCCAACCAGGTCTTCAAACGCCTGGAGCGACGCTACAACATCGGCATCAAGGGGCTGGCGCGATGA
- a CDS encoding ABC transporter substrate-binding protein has product MTSLQKLLAALVLPLCASVAQAQEWKEIRFGVFPDYPPFESVAADGSLQGFDIELGNAICAKLEVKCVWVHNEFDGMIPALRARKFDAIMSSMAVTPARQKQIDFSDRLFLSPTSVITRKNAGFGDTPESLKGKRIGVLQGSLQEAYARAKLTPLGVQVMAYQAQDQNYADLINGRLDATLTDKLEAELNFLSKPEGADFKSGPAIKDPTLPLDIAMGLRKNDTELKALINKGIAAVHADGTFAAIQKKYVGELDIYNE; this is encoded by the coding sequence ATGACCTCACTGCAAAAGCTCCTCGCTGCGCTTGTCCTGCCACTGTGCGCCAGCGTGGCGCAGGCCCAGGAATGGAAAGAAATCCGCTTTGGCGTCTTCCCCGACTACCCCCCTTTTGAATCCGTTGCCGCCGATGGCAGCCTGCAAGGCTTCGATATTGAGCTCGGCAACGCGATCTGCGCCAAGCTCGAGGTCAAATGCGTGTGGGTGCACAACGAATTCGACGGCATGATCCCGGCCCTGCGCGCACGCAAGTTCGACGCGATCATGTCATCCATGGCCGTCACTCCCGCGCGGCAGAAACAGATCGACTTCTCCGACCGGTTGTTCCTCAGCCCGACTTCAGTCATCACCCGCAAGAATGCCGGCTTCGGCGATACCCCCGAATCGCTCAAGGGTAAGCGGATCGGTGTATTGCAGGGCTCGCTGCAAGAGGCCTACGCCCGCGCCAAGCTGACCCCGCTCGGGGTTCAAGTCATGGCCTATCAGGCCCAGGACCAGAATTACGCCGACCTGATCAACGGACGCCTGGATGCGACCCTGACCGACAAGCTCGAAGCCGAACTGAACTTCCTGTCCAAGCCAGAAGGCGCCGACTTCAAGAGCGGCCCGGCGATCAAGGACCCGACCCTGCCCCTGGACATCGCCATGGGCCTGCGCAAGAACGACACCGAGCTCAAGGCACTGATCAACAAAGGCATCGCCGCCGTGCATGCCGACGGTACCTTCGCCGCGATCCAGAAGAAATACGTCGGCGAGCTGGACATCTACAACGAGTGA